GAGGAGGGAGCCGGTCCACAGCGCCCGGGCGGAGGCACGCACGCCGGACAGCGTCCGGAACAGAAGCGCGATCGCGAGCGCGTCGAGCGCGAACACGATGACGACGGAGACGAGACGCGCGCCGATCACCGGAAACAGGTCGCGGTCCGAGAAGCCGAGCACGTCCCTGAGCGCGCCGATACCCGCGTTGGCCAGGAAGGTGATGGCGGCGGATGCCACGAACGCCGCGCCGATCGCGAGGGCGATCAGGAGGTTGCGCAGCAGAACCCAGAGGAAGAAGACATCGTCGTGCACGCGGTCGCCGATGACCCGGAACGCCGCCCGCAGGGAGCCGATCGCCCCGATCGCCGCACCCAGCAGACCCACGAGGGACAGGACGGTGGCGACCGTGAGACCGGCCGGCGCCTGGATGGAGGCGGGATCGATGATTCCGCCCTCGCCGTTCTGGGAGAACAAGCCTGGGATCGCGGAGTCGACGGCATCGACCAGCGCTTGCAGGGCGGCGGGGTTCCCGGCCAGGAACAGTCCGGCGATCGAGAAACCGAGCAGCACGCCGGCGAAGACACTGAACAGCGTGCGATACGTCACACTGTCGGCGAGCATCGGTCCGCGGTGCTCGCTGTAGAGCAGGAACGCGCGGACGGGTCTGCGGGCCAGCGTCCACGCGATGACGCGCGCGATGAGGTCTGCCATGGCGCCAGAGTATCCGGCCCGTGTTTCCGGCCGAGGGACTTGACAGTCTCTCCGGCACAGATGGACGCTACGCCGACACGACCGTCAACGAGCCGAGGGGCAGCACGCTCAGGACGATCGCGAGCCAGGCTCCACCGATCATCGCGGGACCGAACGGGATGCGGGTGCTGCGGGTGGCACGGCGGCGCGCCAGCAGCACGAGCGCGTGCACACCTCCGATGAGGAAGGCCGCCGCCGTCGCGATCACCAGGCCGCTCCAGCCGAGCCATCCGAGGTAGAGACCGAGGAGCCCCGCGAGTTTGACGTCGCCGCCGCCGATCGAGGTCGGGCTGGCCATCCGCAGGATGAAGTACCCGGCGAACAGCGCACCCATGCCGAGCAGGGCTCGGCCGAGTCGCTGCGGATCGCCGCCGAGCGCCGTCGCGATGCCGAGCAGTCCGACGCCCACGGCATAGCCGGGCAGCACGA
This portion of the Microbacterium pygmaeum genome encodes:
- a CDS encoding YihY/virulence factor BrkB family protein, which encodes MADLIARVIAWTLARRPVRAFLLYSEHRGPMLADSVTYRTLFSVFAGVLLGFSIAGLFLAGNPAALQALVDAVDSAIPGLFSQNGEGGIIDPASIQAPAGLTVATVLSLVGLLGAAIGAIGSLRAAFRVIGDRVHDDVFFLWVLLRNLLIALAIGAAFVASAAITFLANAGIGALRDVLGFSDRDLFPVIGARLVSVVIVFALDALAIALLFRTLSGVRASARALWTGSLLGAVGLIALQQLSSLFVSGAGSNPLLASFASLIALLLWINLSAQVILIAGAYIITSVDEESDRVRARHGASTFAQRRVQRAEDGVRVATEELTHARADEEKERSAALKR
- a CDS encoding prepilin peptidase — encoded protein: MSAVETASSALAVLAFLYLAVISVVLWVIDAGTHRLPNRIVLPGYAVGVGLLGIATALGGDPQRLGRALLGMGALFAGYFILRMASPTSIGGGDVKLAGLLGLYLGWLGWSGLVIATAAAFLIGGVHALVLLARRRATRSTRIPFGPAMIGGAWLAIVLSVLPLGSLTVVSA